From a single Nakaseomyces glabratus chromosome F, complete sequence genomic region:
- the SYF1 gene encoding mRNA splicing protein SYF1 (CAGL0F02915g~Ortholog(s) have role in generation of catalytic spliceosome for first transesterification step), translating into MADIDQYILDDSDIAFEYELQKSPSVEVWQRYIAHWEAQVCEDGVRSARHILWLYERMVTQFPTLTVWEQYIGWFRRQYKLDQYLDTFKLYERCINSVKGPLGVFAVEVMLFCISTFDLDIIMKGLQLVLHRCNKDEVERIWNIVLGFALEHVLPSEEGPNNIDFSAFNDRNYEDLRLDIYKLLFLGGDQTEIEDDEEDEDVDKWTASLLRYYLQVANEDKYDETLRLLIRTKDIKIIKECFDLYIFNDKTGKNNRESKKEYDFDLYIYYLDTLDKLRLDKDYKSVFDNLLEKYPQHRVLLTLKLADFHMKRADFDKMEKVLTKALSETVKTNEFIAIYTYHVNFEQAYVETIFDEMRDDPEIQVQKKWKSEMDDHLIILGDLTSRYHLLVNDLKIRQNPNSVSNWLERTTLFEDFDKKCEVFVEAIKTIDPIKVKDKEYGMLGKLWCDYAKVYWSNKSYEEARTIYESATKVPFPDLQDLEIVWHTWAVNEFQIHNIERALKILRKALTVPPSYESIIDRFKSENRRLPSQTILFTSKRLWNYYIDLLESIPTIDANDVIRAYDTLMTLKLITPVGILNYATFLKQNNNLHGSLQVYEKGINMFPPEICYELWTLLLDEVMEPAHQATKERIRELFEQCLQQLGNTDININSIYVKYSDFEIHNKLFSRAIDLLMSGARRPYTNKEQLKQRVDLWESAISKCEEFLGPDSLRQLLSECIQELPNSKAITYVLKFTKLEMSLSDYTRARELLQYGAQLLPPIKNEELWGLWEQFELEHGDKSYYKEMLLLKQKLEKEMKVDTEEVSKGQGNVQFVASSVKNQEAKTNPDEIEIDI; encoded by the coding sequence ATGGCAGACATAGATCAATACATACTGGACGACAGTGATATCGCATTTGAGTATGAGTTACAGAAATCGCCAAGCGTGGAAGTGTGGCAACGTTATATAGCACATTGGGAGGCACAAGTTTGCGAGGATGGTGTGCGGTCTGCAAGGCATATTTTGTGGTTATACGAGCGTATGGTGACCCAGTTTCCAACGTTGACCGTTTGGGAACAGTATATCGGTTGGTTTAGGCGGCAGTACAAGCTGGATCAGTACCTAGATACTTTTAAACTATATGAGCGATGTATAAACTCAGTGAAGGGCCCCTTGGGTGTGTTTGCAGTTGAGGTGATGCTTTTCTGCATAAGCACGTTCGATCTTGATATTATTATGAAAGGCTTGCAGCTGGTACTACACAGGTGTAATAAGGACGAAGTAGAGCGTATTTGGAATATAGTACTGGGATTTGCCCTTGAGCATGTTTTGCCCTCAGAAGAAGGCCCTAATAATATCGatttttcagcttttaATGATAGAAATTACGAAGATTTACGATTAGACATctataaattattatttctagGCGGTGACCAGACAGAAATTGAAGACGATGAggaggatgaagatgtaGATAAGTGGACAGCCAGCCTATTACGATATTACTTGCAGGTAGCGAACGAAGATAAATATGATGAAACTCTAAGGCTGCTGATCAGAACAAAAGATATCaagataataaaagaatGTTTTGACCTGTATATATTCAACGACAAAACCGGTAAGAATAACAGAGAAtccaagaaagaatatgatTTTGATCTGTACATTTATTACCTTGATACCCTTGACAAATTACGTCTCGATAAGGATTATAAAAGtgtttttgataatttatTAGAAAAATATCCACAGCACCGAGTCTTACTGACATTGAAATTGGCTGACTTCCATATGAAAAGAGCTGACTTCGATAAAATGGAGAAGGTTTTGACAAAAGCACTATCAGAGACGGTGAAAACTAATGAATTCATCGCTATTTATACCTATCATGTAAACTTTGAACAAGCCTATGTGGAGACTATCTTTGATGAAATGAGAGATGACCCTGAAATTCAAGtacaaaagaaatggaaatCAGAAATGGATGATCACTTGATTATTCTTGGTGACCTGACCAGCAGGTACCACTTGTTGGTCAATGATCTGAAGATCCGTCAAAATCCAAACAGTGTTAGTAACTGGCTTGAGCGAACCACGTTatttgaagattttgataaaaaatGTGAAGTCTTTGTGGAAGCAATAAAGACAATTGATCCCATCAAGGTTAAAGACAAAGAGTACGGTATGCTCGGTAAGCTATGGTGCGATTATGCAAAGGTTTATTGGAGTAATAAAAGTTATGAAGAAGCAAGAACTATTTATGAAAGCGCTACCAAAGTTCCATTTCCAGACTTACAAGACCTAGAGATAGTCTGGCATACTTGGGCAGTTAATGAGTTCCAGATACACAATATAGAGAGGGCACTAAAGATACTAAGAAAAGCTCTTACAGTCCCCCCATCCTACGAAAGTATAATTGATCGGTTTAAATCAGAAAATAGAAGGTTACCATCACAGACAATACTGTTCACTTCAAAGAGGTTATGGAATTACTACATTGATCTTTTGGAATCGATTCCTACCATCGATGCAAATGATGTAATCCGTGCATATGATACATTAATGACTTTAAAACTTATCACTCCAGTAGGCATTCTCAACTATGCGACATTTCTCAAGcaaaataacaatttaCACGGTTCCCTTCAAGTCTATGAGAAGGGAATCAACATGTTTCCTCCTGAAATATGCTACGAGCTGTGGACGTTGCTGCTTGACGAAGTCATGGAACCAGCACATCAGGCTACTAAGGAACGTATAAGAGAGCTATTTGAGCAATGTTTACAACAACTAGGCAACACTGACATTAATATCAATAGCATATATGTCAAATATAGTGATTTTGAGATTCACAATAAGCTATTCTCAAGAGCTATTGATCTACTGATGAGCGGTGCCAGACGGCCGTACACCAACAAAGAGCAATTGAAACAAAGAGTTGACTTGTGGGAATCAGCTATCTCCAAGTGCGAGGAATTCCTTGGCCCTGATAGCTTACGTCAATTATTATCTGAATGTATACAAGAACTACCAAATTCCAAGGCTATCACATAtgtattgaaatttacCAAACTAGAAATGAGTCTAAGCGACTACACTAGAGCAAGGGAATTATTGCAGTATGGAGCGCAACTTCTTCCgccaataaaaaatgaagaactTTGGGGTCTTTGGGAGCAATTTGAGTTAGAGCACGGTGACAAGAGTTATTACAAGGAAATGCTACTGTTGAAACAAAAGCTTGAAAAGGAAATGAAGGTCGACACAGAAGAGGTCAGTAAAGGACAAGGTAATGTCCAATTTGTTGCATCCTCTGTTAAAAATCAAGAGGCTAAGACTAATCcagatgaaattgaaatcgATATATAA
- the RAD30 gene encoding DNA-directed DNA polymerase eta (CAGL0F02959g~Ortholog(s) have DNA-directed DNA polymerase activity, peptidyl-lysine acetyltransferase activity), with the protein MGHSKFTWKDLIDLNNKDKAYLSNLACLAHIDVNAFFAQAEQIRCGYSKDDPVVCVQWKSIIAISYAARKHNISRMHTIQEALKKSSDIIPIHTAVFKKGENFWQYHDGYGSWNEDPAKQLPPEEYKVSLEPYRRESRKILKIFREFCDHVEKASVDEVFLDLGRLCFRDLMFPNVEATDDDDYNIVAENPLRELFVNGDYKLDMPLPPVPEALKKLSYCGLVYNHEEAPVIQDWDDVIFALASKNTQLIRKTIQDNLGYTTSCGIARNKILCKLGSNYKKPDAQTVIRNNDILEFLDQGGFEITSFWTLGGALGRELEGLLNLPEKDTIKHIRETWPANHKQLRDYIETELDEAENKKKYPVVAGSKLEVLSDKLFSMVRGTFSTPITPKPLIQSMMSNKNLRGKSCNSLVDCISWLEVFNGELTARIVDLEQDYNKIVVPRTVSLNLRSYTGDVRRKSGPLVINNSKYLSRDLLKTCVKLMQEIHDKFAAKDPSKFYPLINLNVIISNFDILDHQKTVLDMFGNQKQVFNTKTISPKIEPVTEVEDKDEDAKKFSCEKCKVHFDNLKEYDEHKDYHAALKLSESLNGVESTSKNLSIGEKRLLFSKEKRVKKKPISKNKVNSSGNIYNFFNKK; encoded by the coding sequence ATGGGCCACTCGAAATTTACATGGAAAGATTTGATTGATCTTAATAATAAGGATAAAGCATACTTGTCAAACTTAGCTTGCTTAGCACACATTGATGTGAATGCCTTCTTTGCTCAGGCAGAGCAAATACGTTGTGGATATTCAAAGGATGATCCAGTGGTATGTGTACAGTGGAAGTCAATAATAGCTATATCATATGCGGCTAGAAAACACAACATTTCAAGAATGCACACTATCCAGGAAGCACTAAAAAAGAGCAGTGATATAATACCCATCCACACCGCTGTCTTCAAGAAGGGCGAGAATTTTTGGCAATACCACGATGGTTACGGCTCTTGGAATGAAGATCCTGCGAAACAATTACCACCGGAAGAATATAAAGTTTCACTTGAACCATATAGAAGGGAGAGTCGgaaaatattaaagatCTTCCGGGAATTTTGTGACCATGTTGAGAAAGCCAGTGTTGACGAAGTGTTTCTAGATCTAGGCAGATTGTGCTTCCGTGATTTGATGTTCCCGAATGTGGAAGCTACTGATGACGATGACTATAATATAGTTGCAGAAAATCCACTTCGAGAGTTGTTTGTCAACGGTGACTACAAGTTGGATATGCCGCTACCACCAGTGCCTGAAGCTTTAAAAAAGCTAAGTTACTGTGGTTTGGTATATAATCATGAAGAAGCTCCCGTTATTCAAGACTGGGACGACGTCATCTTTGCATTGGCGTCAAAAAACACACAACTGATTAGGAAAACAATTCAGGATAATCTAGGTTATACCACATCATGTGGTATTGCAAGAAATAAGATTTTGTGTAAGCTCGGTTCCAATTACAAAAAGCCTGACGCCCAGACTGTCATTCGGAACAATGATATACTAGAGTTTTTAGATCAAGGTGGTTTTGAGATAACGTCCTTTTGGACACTTGGTGGTGCTCTAGGGAGGGAGTTAGAAGGGCTGCTAAATTTGCCTGAAAAGGATACCATCAAACACATTCGTGAAACCTGGCCAGCTAACCATAAGCAGTTAAGGGATTATATTGAGACCGAATTGGATGAAGCggagaacaagaaaaaatatcCCGTTGTTGCAGGAAGCAAGCTTGAAGTTTTGTCTGACAAACTCTTCAGCATGGTTCGAGGCACATTTTCTACACCTATCACACCAAAACCCTTGATACAAAGCATGATGtcaaataaaaatcttCGAGGGAAGTCATGCAACAGCCTTGTTGATTGTATCAGTTGGTTGGAGGTCTTTAACGGTGAATTGACAGCTCGGATTGTTGACTTAGAGCAGGATTACAATAAGATTGTTGTCCCAAGAACggtttctttgaatttaaGATCATATACCGGAGATGTACGACGGAAATCTGGGCCGCTGGTAATTAACAATTCAAAGTATCTAAGTCGAGATCTACTGAAGACATGTGTAAAATTGATGCAAGAGATCCATGACAAGTTTGCGGCCAAAGATCCCAGTAAATTTTACCCACTGATAAATCTAAATGTTATcatatcaaattttgatatactAGACCACCAGAAAACGGTGCTTGATATGTTTGGTAACCAAAAGCAAGTCTTCAATACAAAGACAATATCCCCTAAAATAGAACCCGTCACTGAGGTAGAGGACAAAGATGAAGACGCCAAGAAATTCAGTTGTGAGAAATGTAAGGTacattttgataatttgaaagagtACGATGAACATAAGGACTACCATGCTGCTCTGAAGCTATCAGAAAGTTTGAACGGGGTAGAATCAACTTCCAAGAACCTCTCTATAGGTGAGAAGCGGCTGTTATTTTCAAAGGAGAAGAGagtaaagaagaaaccCATTTCTAAAAACAAAGTTAACAGTAGTGGTAATATATACAACTtctttaataaaaaataa
- the RPL12B gene encoding 60S ribosomal protein uL11 (CAGL0F02937g~Ortholog(s) have role in ribosomal large subunit assembly and cytosolic large ribosomal subunit, nucleolus, preribosome, large subunit precursor localization), translated as MPPKFDPNEVKYLYLRAVGGEVGASAALAPKIGPLGLSPKKVGEDIAKATKDFKGIKVTVQLKIQNRQATASVVPSASSLVITALKEPPRDRKKDKNVKHSGNVALDEIIEIARQMKEKSFGKNLASVTKEILGTAQSVGCRVDFKNPHDIIEAINAGEIEIPEN; from the coding sequence atgCCTCCAAAGTTCGATCCAAATGAAGTCAAGTACTTGTACTTGAGAGCTGTCGGTGGTGAAGTCGGTGCTTCCGCTGCCTTGGCTCCAAAGATTGGTCCATTGGGTTTGTCCCCAAAGAAGGTCGGTGAAGATATTGCCAAGGCCACCAAGGACTTCAAGGGTATCAAGGTTACCGTTCAATTGAAGATTCAAAACAGACAAGCTACCGCTTCTGTTGTTCCatctgcttcttctttggtcATTACCGCTCTAAAGGAACCACCAAGAGACAGAAAGAAGGACAAGAACGTCAAGCACAGTGGTAACGTCGCTTTGGATgaaatcattgaaattgCTAGACAAATGAAGGAAAAGTCTTTCGGTAAGAACTTGGCCTCTGTTACCAAGGAAATCTTGGGTACTGCTCAATCTGTCGGTTGCCGTGTCGACTTCAAGAACCCACACGACATCATTGAAGCCATCAACGCCGGTGAAATTGAAATCCCAGAAAACTAA
- a CDS encoding putative aminopeptidase (CAGL0F02893g~Ortholog(s) have fungal-type vacuole localization), protein MLLKNLVYIGSVAALPWSSSWSSLLQDDDSVRTIDVGDGQLRQVTEYDKLKLRRRGIKFFDVTDVLFFRSEEDPVVADYNYPMQMHQRDTVHGVLDKIDKESMYADLSKLTSFYTRYYKSAEGVKSADWVLSRITNITNGLEKDLVQIEQVSHKGWDQYSIVVRFKGTSLPDNIVVIGSHHDSINLLLPSVLPAPGADDNGSGTTTVLEALRVYVEYYIKQNQRPMNTIEFHFYSAEEGGLLGSLDVFTRYARDQKKVVAMLQQDMTGYVRDPAKEHVGLVTDHTTPKLNNFLKLVMNEFLSIPYVETECGYACSDHGSAVKNGFPAAFVIESDFKKTNRYIHSTMDTLDRLSLDHMAEHAKLVLGTVIELGQWLGF, encoded by the coding sequence ATGTTGTTGAAGAATCTGGTATATATTGGTAGTGTGGCTGCTTTACCCTGGTCTAGCTCATGGAGTTCGTTGCTTCAAGACGATGACAGTGTTCGTACCATTGACGTTGGTGATGGTCAATTAAGACAAGTTACTGAGTATGATAAGCTAAAATTGAGGAGGCGTGGTATCAAGTTTTTTGATGTCACAGATGTGCTGTTCTTCAGAAGCGAAGAGGACCCTGTAGTTGCTGATTATAACTATCCAATGCAAATGCATCAGAGAGATACTGTACATGGTGTGCTCGACAAGATCGATAAAGAGTCCATGTACGCAGACTTATCTAAATTGACAAGTTTCTACACAAGGTATTACAAGAGTGCGGAAGGTGTGAAGTCTGCGGATTGGGTATTATCAAGGATAACTAACATCACCAATGGGCTTGAAAAGGACCTTGTGCAGATTGAACAAGTTTCACACAAGGGCTGGGATCAGTACTCAATTGTGGTTAGATTCAAAGGTACTTCATTACCAGATAATATTGTTGTCATAGGTTCTCATCACGATTCTATCAACTTATTATTACCATCAGTTCTCCCTGCACCTGGCGCAGATGACAACGGCTCTGGTACTACTACAGTGTTGGAAGCCTTGAGAGTGTATGTGGAATACTATATAAAGCAAAACCAACGTCCTATGAATACCATCGAATTCCATTTCTACTCTGCGGAAGAAGGAGGACTTCTTGGCTCCCTTGACGTATTTACCAGATATGCTCGAGACCAAAAGAAGGTGGTAGCCATGCTTCAACAAGACATGACGGGCTATGTGAGAGATCCAGCTAAAGAGCACGTAGGTTTGGTAACTGATCACACCACGCCCAAATTAAACAACTTTTTGAAGTTGGTGATGAATGAATTCTTGTCCATACCATATGTGGAAACAGAATGTGGTTACGCTTGCAGTGATCACGGAAGTGCAGTAAAGAATGGGTTCCCTGCCGCATTTGTCATTGAGAGTGACTTTAAAAAGACCAATAGATATATTCATAGTACAATGGACACTTTGGACAGATTGAGTCTGGACCACATGGCTGAACATGCAAAACTCGTTCTGGGAACAGTTATTGAATTAGGGCAATGGTTGGGGTTCTAA
- the ERD1 gene encoding Erd1p (CAGL0F02871g~Ortholog(s) have role in protein glycosylation, protein retention in ER lumen and fungal-type vacuole membrane localization) codes for MIILEEEKESISLLRYLVNVPPAQLINVLLLLAAFLWAWIVRFLLRHSIDIGAVVQLSHPWDQFAANNARLKTQSTRFTTYLARVILPLTLLTNILHSYIEENKDANALVVLMYTLLPLGQAAFLILSILKTCGVVRYCVKRCLVIESSPRALRNVYILFSDTVTSFNKPIIDFALYLTYLLGIQITHFDLFLAVIPPLIRLCQCLKEYKTTKEFTLLANALKYSCHLPVVLCLWYSRVYGDDSLTIRDYNILKVMMFIQSTYSYIWDVRKDWTITSISSIRYQKSRVLFPKFYYHIAIVMDGIMRYWWLWIIILAPYDVSGKPTALFFEKEAQFIELIRRAGWVVFKLESEYSTRDSDAINYQKESR; via the coding sequence ATGATAATACTGGAAGAGGAGAAAGAAAGTATCTCTCTGCTGCGATATTTGGTAAACGTTCCACCTGCGCAACTAATAAACGTTCTGCTTTTGTTGGCAGCATTTTTATGGGCTTGGATAGTCAGATTCCTACTGCGACATAGTATTGATATTGGTGCTGTGGTACAATTGAGTCACCCTTGGGATCAATTTGCGGCTAACAATGCAAGATTGAAAACTCAAAGCACAAGGTTTACAACTTATTTGGCGAGGGTTATCCTGCCGTTGACATTATTAACTAACATATTGCACAGCTATATTGAGGAAAACAAAGATGCGAATGCGCTAGTTGTGCTAATGTACACACTACTACCTTTAGGTCAGGCAGCATTTCTTATCCTCTCTATATTAAAGACCTGCGGAGTTGTAAGATATTGTGTGAAACGATGTCTGGTCATAGAAAGTAGCCCGCGAGCATTGAGAAATGTCTATATATTGTTTTCTGATACAGTGACTTCTTTTAACAAGCCCATTATTGATTTTGCATTATATCTGACATATTTGCTTGGTATACAAATAACGCATTTTGACTTATTCTTGGCGGTAATACCCCCATTAATAAGACTGTGCCAATGTCTGAAGGAGTACAAAACAACCAAGGAATTTACTTTGCTAGCCAATGCATTAAAATACTCATGTCATTTACCTGTAGTATTATGCCTGTGGTATTCAAGAGTATATGGAGATGATTCACTGACTATAAGGGACTACAACATCTTGAAAGTCATGATGTTCATACAGTCGACTTACTCTTACATTTGGGATGTTAGAAAAGATTGGACTATTACTTCTATATCCAGCATTAGATATCAGAAGAGCAGAGTACTGTTCccaaaattttattatcatattGCAATTGTGATGGATGGTATTATGCGCTATTGGTGGCTATGGATTATTATTTTAGCCCCATACGATGTATCTGGGAAGCCAACCgcacttttttttgagaaagAAGCACAATTCATCGAGCTAATACGAAGGGCAGGATGGGTGGTATTTAAACTAGAATCCGAGTACAGTACAAGAGATAGTGATGCGATCAACTACCAAAAAGAATCTAGGTAA